From the Diceros bicornis minor isolate mBicDic1 chromosome 19, mDicBic1.mat.cur, whole genome shotgun sequence genome, one window contains:
- the SLC4A11 gene encoding solute carrier family 4 member 11 isoform X2 translates to MTQNGYLEDAGYLKCDMDDTSETHEESLGDEAFDTVNSSIVSGESIRFFVNVNLEVQPTQAAESELPGGCGLLHTSRKYLKLKNFEEEIRAHRDLDGFLARASIILNETATSLDDVLRAMLCRLAHDPHNTEPDCNLDLLMAMLFTDAGAPMQGKVHVLSDTIQGVTATVTGVQYQQSWLCIICTSKALLKRHVCISRLVRPQNWGENSCEVRFVILVLAPPKMKSTKTATEVGRTFATMFLDITFRQKLLKTRTEEEFKEALVHQRQLLTMVSQCPTPGVTGYHMNSICTHRAPQPLKHKDFLPVGKGIWEDIARRFPVYPLDFTDGIIGKNKAVGKYITTTLFLYFTCLLPTIAFGSLNDENTNGAIDVQKTVAGQSIGGLLYALFSGQPLVVLLTTAPLALYIHVIRGICDDYNLDFNTFYAWTGLWNSFFLALYALFNLSLVMSLFKRSTEEIIALFISITFVLDAVKGMVKIFQKYYYGHNLGNYYAASPSLVSLLGVNTSLHTALNTSLLSSPPELTTVGSHATEHPSRETAVLSLLIMLGTLWLSYTLYQFKKSPYLHPCMREILSDCALPISVLTFSLICSYGFREIKMSKFRYNPSESLFEMAKMHSLSPSAIGSAMGLGFLLSMLFFIEQNLVAALANAPENRLVKGTAYHWDLLLVAIINTGLSLFGMPWIHAAYPHSPLHVRALALVEERVENGHIYETIVNVKETRLTTLGASILVGFSLLLLPFPLQWIPKPVLYGLFLYIALTSIDGNQLFERMALLLKDQTSYPPTHYIRRVPQRKIHYFTGLQVLQLLLLCAFGMSTLPYMKMIFPLIMMAMIPIRYNLLPRIIEAKYLDAMDAEH, encoded by the exons ATGACGCAGAATGGATACTTGGAGGATGCAG GCTACCTCAAGTGTGACATGGATGATACCTCTGAAACCCATGAGGAGAGCCTGGGGGATGAGGCCTTCGACACGGTCAACTCGTCCATCGTGTCTGGCGAGAGCATCCGTTTTTTTGTCAACGTCAACCTCGAGGTGCAGCCCACCCAGGCTG CCGAGAGTGAATTGCCTGGTGGCTGCGGACTTCTCCACACCTCCCGCAAG TACTTGAAGTTAAAGAACTTCGAGGAAGAGATCCGTGCGCACCGGGACCTAGATGGCTTCCTGGCACGGGCCAGCATCATCCTGAATGAGACGGCCACCTCACTGGATGACGTGCTGCGGGCCATGCTATGCCGCTTAGCCCACGACCCCCACAACACCGAGCCTGACTGCAACCTGGACCTGCTCATGGCCATGCTCTTCACTGATGCCGGGGCCCCCATGCAGGGAAAAG TCCATGTGCTCTCGGATACCATCCAAGGGGTCACTGCCACGGTCACAGGGGTGCAATACCAGCAGTCATGGCTCTGCATCAT CTGTACCTCCAAGGCCCTGCTGAAGCGGCACGTGTGCATTAGCCGCCTGGTTCGCCCGCAGAACTGGGGGGAGAATTCCTGTGAGGTGCGGTTTGTCATCCTGGTGCTGGCTCCACCCAAGATG AAAAGCACCAAGACTGCAACGGAGGTGGGGCGCACGTTTGCCACCATGTTCTTGGACATCACCTTCCGCCAGAAGCTCCTGAAGACCCGCACGGAGGAAGAATTCAAGGAGGCCCTGGTACATCAGAGACAACTGCTCACCATGGTGAGCCAGTGTCCAACCCCCGGTGTAACGGGCTACCACATGAACTCCATCTGCACCCACAGAGCCCCACAG CCCCTGAAGCACAAGGACTTTCTCCCTGTGGGGAAGGGCATCTGGGAGGACATCGCCCGCAGGTTCCCTGTGTACCCACTCGACTTCACTGACG GCATTATTGGGAAAAACAAGGCTGTGGGCAAATACATCACCACCACCCTGTTCCTCTACTtcacctgcctcctgcccacaatcGCTTTTGGATCCCTCAACGATGAGAACACCAACGGGGCCATCG ATGTGCAGAAGACCGTGGCCGGGCAGAGCATTGGAGGCCTCTTGTACGCGCTCTTCTCCGGGCAGCCGCTGGTAGTGCTGCTGACAACTGCGCCCCTGGCCCTCTACATCCATG TGATCCGTGGCATCTGTGACGACTACAATCTGGACTTCAACACCTTTTATGCGTGGACAGGCCTGTGGAACAGTTTCTTCCTTGCGCTTTATGCCCTCTTCAACCTCAGCCTGGTCATGAGTCTCTTCAAGAG GTCGACGGAGGAAATCATTGCCTTGTTCATTTCCATCACATTCGTGCTGGATGCTGTCAAGGGCATGGTCAAAA TCTTCCAGAAGTACTACTATGGCCACAACCTTGGGAATTACTACGCCGCTAGCCCTTCCCTGGTGAGCCTGCTGGGTGTCAACACCAGCCTCCACACTGCCCTCAACACCAGCCTCCTGTCCAGCCCGCCGGAGCTGACCACAGTGGGCAGCCATGCCACTGAGCACCCAAGTCGGGAGACTGCTGTGCTCAGCCTCCTCATCATGCTGGGCACGCTCTGGCTGAGCTACACCCTCTACCAGTTCAAAAAGAG CCCCTACCTGCACCCCTGCATGCGTGAGATCTTGTCAGACTGTGCCCTGCCCATCTCAGTGCTCACCTTCTCCCTCATCTGCTCCTACGGCTTCCGGGAAATTAAGA TGAGCAAGTTCCGCTACAACCCCAGCGAGAGCCTGTTTGAGATGGCCAAGATGCACTCGCTGTCCCCGAGCGCCATCGGCAGCGCCATGGGCCTCGGCTTCCTGCTCTCCATGCTCTTCTTCATCGAGCAGAACCTGGTGGCTGCCTTGGCTAATGCACCAGAGAACAG GCTGGTGAAGGGCACCGCCTACCACTGGGACCTCCTGCTTGTGGCCATCATCAACACCGGGCTGTCTCTGTTTGGGATGCCCTGGATCCACGCTGCCTACCCCCACTCCCCGTTGCATGTCCGGGCACTGGCTTTGGTGGAAGAGCGTGTGGAGAATGGGCACATTTATGAGAC GATCGTGAATGTGAAGGAGACGCGGCTGACCACCCTCGGCGCCAGCATCCTGGTGGGCTTCTCcctcctgctgctgcccttcCCACTGCAGTGGATCCCCAAGCCCGTGCTCTATGGGCTCTTCCTCTACATCGCGCTCACCTCCATTGATGGCAACCAGCTCTTCGAGCGCATGGCCCTGCTGCTCAAGGACCAG ACCTCGTACCCACCCACCCACTACATCCGGAGGGTGCCCCAGAGGAAGATCCACTACTTCACAGGCCTGCAGgtcctgcagctgctgctgctctgtGCCTTTGGCATGAGCACCCTGCCCTACATGAAGATGATCTTTCCCCTCATCATGATGGCCATGATCCCCATCCG CTACAACCTGCTGCCCCGAATCATTGAAGCCAAATACTTGGATGCCATGGATGCTGAGCACTGA
- the SLC4A11 gene encoding solute carrier family 4 member 11 isoform X3, whose amino-acid sequence MATRRMFHLQPCEIFSGMTQNGYLEDAGYLKCDMDDTSETHEESLGDEAFDTVNSSIVSGESIRFFVNVNLEVQPTQAAESELPGGCGLLHTSRKYLKLKNFEEEIRAHRDLDGFLARASIILNETATSLDDVLRAMLCRLAHDPHNTEPDCNLDLLMAMLFTDAGAPMQGKVHVLSDTIQGVTATVTGVQYQQSWLCIICTSKALLKRHVCISRLVRPQNWGENSCEVRFVILVLAPPKMKSTKTATEVGRTFATMFLDITFRQKLLKTRTEEEFKEALVHQRQLLTMVSQCPTPGVTGYHMNSICTHRAPQPLKHKDFLPVGKGIWEDIARRFPVYPLDFTDGIIGKNKAVGKYITTTLFLYFTCLLPTIAFGSLNDENTNGAIDVQKTVAGQSIGGLLYALFSGQPLVVLLTTAPLALYIHVIRGICDDYNLDFNTFYAWTGLWNSFFLALYALFNLSLVMSLFKRSTEEIIALFISITFVLDAVKGMVKIFQKYYYGHNLGNYYAASPSLVSLLGVNTSLHTALNTSLLSSPPELTTVGSHATEHPSRETAVLSLLIMLGTLWLSYTLYQFKKSPYLHPCMREILSDCALPISVLTFSLICSYGFREIKMSKFRYNPSESLFEMAKMHSLSPSAIGSAMGLGFLLSMLFFIEQNLVAALANAPENRIVNVKETRLTTLGASILVGFSLLLLPFPLQWIPKPVLYGLFLYIALTSIDGNQLFERMALLLKDQTSYPPTHYIRRVPQRKIHYFTGLQVLQLLLLCAFGMSTLPYMKMIFPLIMMAMIPIRYNLLPRIIEAKYLDAMDAEH is encoded by the exons ATGGCCACCAGGCGCATGTTCCATCTCCAGCCGTGCG AAATCTTTTCTGGCATGACGCAGAATGGATACTTGGAGGATGCAG GCTACCTCAAGTGTGACATGGATGATACCTCTGAAACCCATGAGGAGAGCCTGGGGGATGAGGCCTTCGACACGGTCAACTCGTCCATCGTGTCTGGCGAGAGCATCCGTTTTTTTGTCAACGTCAACCTCGAGGTGCAGCCCACCCAGGCTG CCGAGAGTGAATTGCCTGGTGGCTGCGGACTTCTCCACACCTCCCGCAAG TACTTGAAGTTAAAGAACTTCGAGGAAGAGATCCGTGCGCACCGGGACCTAGATGGCTTCCTGGCACGGGCCAGCATCATCCTGAATGAGACGGCCACCTCACTGGATGACGTGCTGCGGGCCATGCTATGCCGCTTAGCCCACGACCCCCACAACACCGAGCCTGACTGCAACCTGGACCTGCTCATGGCCATGCTCTTCACTGATGCCGGGGCCCCCATGCAGGGAAAAG TCCATGTGCTCTCGGATACCATCCAAGGGGTCACTGCCACGGTCACAGGGGTGCAATACCAGCAGTCATGGCTCTGCATCAT CTGTACCTCCAAGGCCCTGCTGAAGCGGCACGTGTGCATTAGCCGCCTGGTTCGCCCGCAGAACTGGGGGGAGAATTCCTGTGAGGTGCGGTTTGTCATCCTGGTGCTGGCTCCACCCAAGATG AAAAGCACCAAGACTGCAACGGAGGTGGGGCGCACGTTTGCCACCATGTTCTTGGACATCACCTTCCGCCAGAAGCTCCTGAAGACCCGCACGGAGGAAGAATTCAAGGAGGCCCTGGTACATCAGAGACAACTGCTCACCATGGTGAGCCAGTGTCCAACCCCCGGTGTAACGGGCTACCACATGAACTCCATCTGCACCCACAGAGCCCCACAG CCCCTGAAGCACAAGGACTTTCTCCCTGTGGGGAAGGGCATCTGGGAGGACATCGCCCGCAGGTTCCCTGTGTACCCACTCGACTTCACTGACG GCATTATTGGGAAAAACAAGGCTGTGGGCAAATACATCACCACCACCCTGTTCCTCTACTtcacctgcctcctgcccacaatcGCTTTTGGATCCCTCAACGATGAGAACACCAACGGGGCCATCG ATGTGCAGAAGACCGTGGCCGGGCAGAGCATTGGAGGCCTCTTGTACGCGCTCTTCTCCGGGCAGCCGCTGGTAGTGCTGCTGACAACTGCGCCCCTGGCCCTCTACATCCATG TGATCCGTGGCATCTGTGACGACTACAATCTGGACTTCAACACCTTTTATGCGTGGACAGGCCTGTGGAACAGTTTCTTCCTTGCGCTTTATGCCCTCTTCAACCTCAGCCTGGTCATGAGTCTCTTCAAGAG GTCGACGGAGGAAATCATTGCCTTGTTCATTTCCATCACATTCGTGCTGGATGCTGTCAAGGGCATGGTCAAAA TCTTCCAGAAGTACTACTATGGCCACAACCTTGGGAATTACTACGCCGCTAGCCCTTCCCTGGTGAGCCTGCTGGGTGTCAACACCAGCCTCCACACTGCCCTCAACACCAGCCTCCTGTCCAGCCCGCCGGAGCTGACCACAGTGGGCAGCCATGCCACTGAGCACCCAAGTCGGGAGACTGCTGTGCTCAGCCTCCTCATCATGCTGGGCACGCTCTGGCTGAGCTACACCCTCTACCAGTTCAAAAAGAG CCCCTACCTGCACCCCTGCATGCGTGAGATCTTGTCAGACTGTGCCCTGCCCATCTCAGTGCTCACCTTCTCCCTCATCTGCTCCTACGGCTTCCGGGAAATTAAGA TGAGCAAGTTCCGCTACAACCCCAGCGAGAGCCTGTTTGAGATGGCCAAGATGCACTCGCTGTCCCCGAGCGCCATCGGCAGCGCCATGGGCCTCGGCTTCCTGCTCTCCATGCTCTTCTTCATCGAGCAGAACCTGGTGGCTGCCTTGGCTAATGCACCAGAGAACAG GATCGTGAATGTGAAGGAGACGCGGCTGACCACCCTCGGCGCCAGCATCCTGGTGGGCTTCTCcctcctgctgctgcccttcCCACTGCAGTGGATCCCCAAGCCCGTGCTCTATGGGCTCTTCCTCTACATCGCGCTCACCTCCATTGATGGCAACCAGCTCTTCGAGCGCATGGCCCTGCTGCTCAAGGACCAG ACCTCGTACCCACCCACCCACTACATCCGGAGGGTGCCCCAGAGGAAGATCCACTACTTCACAGGCCTGCAGgtcctgcagctgctgctgctctgtGCCTTTGGCATGAGCACCCTGCCCTACATGAAGATGATCTTTCCCCTCATCATGATGGCCATGATCCCCATCCG CTACAACCTGCTGCCCCGAATCATTGAAGCCAAATACTTGGATGCCATGGATGCTGAGCACTGA
- the SLC4A11 gene encoding solute carrier family 4 member 11 isoform X1 translates to MATRRMFHLQPCEIFSGMTQNGYLEDAGYLKCDMDDTSETHEESLGDEAFDTVNSSIVSGESIRFFVNVNLEVQPTQAAESELPGGCGLLHTSRKYLKLKNFEEEIRAHRDLDGFLARASIILNETATSLDDVLRAMLCRLAHDPHNTEPDCNLDLLMAMLFTDAGAPMQGKVHVLSDTIQGVTATVTGVQYQQSWLCIICTSKALLKRHVCISRLVRPQNWGENSCEVRFVILVLAPPKMKSTKTATEVGRTFATMFLDITFRQKLLKTRTEEEFKEALVHQRQLLTMVSQCPTPGVTGYHMNSICTHRAPQPLKHKDFLPVGKGIWEDIARRFPVYPLDFTDGIIGKNKAVGKYITTTLFLYFTCLLPTIAFGSLNDENTNGAIDVQKTVAGQSIGGLLYALFSGQPLVVLLTTAPLALYIHVIRGICDDYNLDFNTFYAWTGLWNSFFLALYALFNLSLVMSLFKRSTEEIIALFISITFVLDAVKGMVKIFQKYYYGHNLGNYYAASPSLVSLLGVNTSLHTALNTSLLSSPPELTTVGSHATEHPSRETAVLSLLIMLGTLWLSYTLYQFKKSPYLHPCMREILSDCALPISVLTFSLICSYGFREIKMSKFRYNPSESLFEMAKMHSLSPSAIGSAMGLGFLLSMLFFIEQNLVAALANAPENRLVKGTAYHWDLLLVAIINTGLSLFGMPWIHAAYPHSPLHVRALALVEERVENGHIYETIVNVKETRLTTLGASILVGFSLLLLPFPLQWIPKPVLYGLFLYIALTSIDGNQLFERMALLLKDQTSYPPTHYIRRVPQRKIHYFTGLQVLQLLLLCAFGMSTLPYMKMIFPLIMMAMIPIRYNLLPRIIEAKYLDAMDAEH, encoded by the exons ATGGCCACCAGGCGCATGTTCCATCTCCAGCCGTGCG AAATCTTTTCTGGCATGACGCAGAATGGATACTTGGAGGATGCAG GCTACCTCAAGTGTGACATGGATGATACCTCTGAAACCCATGAGGAGAGCCTGGGGGATGAGGCCTTCGACACGGTCAACTCGTCCATCGTGTCTGGCGAGAGCATCCGTTTTTTTGTCAACGTCAACCTCGAGGTGCAGCCCACCCAGGCTG CCGAGAGTGAATTGCCTGGTGGCTGCGGACTTCTCCACACCTCCCGCAAG TACTTGAAGTTAAAGAACTTCGAGGAAGAGATCCGTGCGCACCGGGACCTAGATGGCTTCCTGGCACGGGCCAGCATCATCCTGAATGAGACGGCCACCTCACTGGATGACGTGCTGCGGGCCATGCTATGCCGCTTAGCCCACGACCCCCACAACACCGAGCCTGACTGCAACCTGGACCTGCTCATGGCCATGCTCTTCACTGATGCCGGGGCCCCCATGCAGGGAAAAG TCCATGTGCTCTCGGATACCATCCAAGGGGTCACTGCCACGGTCACAGGGGTGCAATACCAGCAGTCATGGCTCTGCATCAT CTGTACCTCCAAGGCCCTGCTGAAGCGGCACGTGTGCATTAGCCGCCTGGTTCGCCCGCAGAACTGGGGGGAGAATTCCTGTGAGGTGCGGTTTGTCATCCTGGTGCTGGCTCCACCCAAGATG AAAAGCACCAAGACTGCAACGGAGGTGGGGCGCACGTTTGCCACCATGTTCTTGGACATCACCTTCCGCCAGAAGCTCCTGAAGACCCGCACGGAGGAAGAATTCAAGGAGGCCCTGGTACATCAGAGACAACTGCTCACCATGGTGAGCCAGTGTCCAACCCCCGGTGTAACGGGCTACCACATGAACTCCATCTGCACCCACAGAGCCCCACAG CCCCTGAAGCACAAGGACTTTCTCCCTGTGGGGAAGGGCATCTGGGAGGACATCGCCCGCAGGTTCCCTGTGTACCCACTCGACTTCACTGACG GCATTATTGGGAAAAACAAGGCTGTGGGCAAATACATCACCACCACCCTGTTCCTCTACTtcacctgcctcctgcccacaatcGCTTTTGGATCCCTCAACGATGAGAACACCAACGGGGCCATCG ATGTGCAGAAGACCGTGGCCGGGCAGAGCATTGGAGGCCTCTTGTACGCGCTCTTCTCCGGGCAGCCGCTGGTAGTGCTGCTGACAACTGCGCCCCTGGCCCTCTACATCCATG TGATCCGTGGCATCTGTGACGACTACAATCTGGACTTCAACACCTTTTATGCGTGGACAGGCCTGTGGAACAGTTTCTTCCTTGCGCTTTATGCCCTCTTCAACCTCAGCCTGGTCATGAGTCTCTTCAAGAG GTCGACGGAGGAAATCATTGCCTTGTTCATTTCCATCACATTCGTGCTGGATGCTGTCAAGGGCATGGTCAAAA TCTTCCAGAAGTACTACTATGGCCACAACCTTGGGAATTACTACGCCGCTAGCCCTTCCCTGGTGAGCCTGCTGGGTGTCAACACCAGCCTCCACACTGCCCTCAACACCAGCCTCCTGTCCAGCCCGCCGGAGCTGACCACAGTGGGCAGCCATGCCACTGAGCACCCAAGTCGGGAGACTGCTGTGCTCAGCCTCCTCATCATGCTGGGCACGCTCTGGCTGAGCTACACCCTCTACCAGTTCAAAAAGAG CCCCTACCTGCACCCCTGCATGCGTGAGATCTTGTCAGACTGTGCCCTGCCCATCTCAGTGCTCACCTTCTCCCTCATCTGCTCCTACGGCTTCCGGGAAATTAAGA TGAGCAAGTTCCGCTACAACCCCAGCGAGAGCCTGTTTGAGATGGCCAAGATGCACTCGCTGTCCCCGAGCGCCATCGGCAGCGCCATGGGCCTCGGCTTCCTGCTCTCCATGCTCTTCTTCATCGAGCAGAACCTGGTGGCTGCCTTGGCTAATGCACCAGAGAACAG GCTGGTGAAGGGCACCGCCTACCACTGGGACCTCCTGCTTGTGGCCATCATCAACACCGGGCTGTCTCTGTTTGGGATGCCCTGGATCCACGCTGCCTACCCCCACTCCCCGTTGCATGTCCGGGCACTGGCTTTGGTGGAAGAGCGTGTGGAGAATGGGCACATTTATGAGAC GATCGTGAATGTGAAGGAGACGCGGCTGACCACCCTCGGCGCCAGCATCCTGGTGGGCTTCTCcctcctgctgctgcccttcCCACTGCAGTGGATCCCCAAGCCCGTGCTCTATGGGCTCTTCCTCTACATCGCGCTCACCTCCATTGATGGCAACCAGCTCTTCGAGCGCATGGCCCTGCTGCTCAAGGACCAG ACCTCGTACCCACCCACCCACTACATCCGGAGGGTGCCCCAGAGGAAGATCCACTACTTCACAGGCCTGCAGgtcctgcagctgctgctgctctgtGCCTTTGGCATGAGCACCCTGCCCTACATGAAGATGATCTTTCCCCTCATCATGATGGCCATGATCCCCATCCG CTACAACCTGCTGCCCCGAATCATTGAAGCCAAATACTTGGATGCCATGGATGCTGAGCACTGA